A single Candidatus Dormiibacterota bacterium DNA region contains:
- a CDS encoding SidA/IucD/PvdA family monooxygenase has product MSAAAPVRDLLGVGIGPFNLGLAALLDQAPEVDALFVDEHPRFSWHPGLLLEGATTQVPFLADLVSLVDPTSPHSFLNYLRVHDRLLRFYLRERFHLPRREYDHYCRWVAERLPSCRFGARVEALRWLAGEAVFEAELRAPGGTRVERVRARHAVLGVGAAPHVPEALTPALGPDVVHAADFLHHRERLHRAAAVTVVGSGQSGAEVFLDLLRDQPAHGYRLTWLTRTAGFFPMEYTRLALEHFSPEYTRYFHGLDEEVRDRLLPSQDLLYKGIDAGTVEEIYALLYERSAGGAEPPVELRPHLAVEAVERNGRGLRLRCRQWEQGRDLVVETECAVLATGFVARPPACIEELSPLIRWGPTGRYRVDLDYRVAMHPSVTGSLFVQNAELHTHGVGAPDLGLGAHRSACIVNALTGREVFRLPRRTVVTEFGVA; this is encoded by the coding sequence GTGAGCGCCGCCGCCCCGGTCCGCGACCTGCTCGGGGTGGGCATCGGACCCTTCAACCTGGGGCTGGCCGCGCTCCTCGACCAGGCGCCGGAGGTCGACGCCCTCTTCGTGGACGAGCACCCGCGCTTCTCCTGGCACCCCGGGCTGCTGCTCGAGGGCGCCACCACCCAGGTGCCGTTCCTCGCCGACCTGGTCAGCCTGGTCGACCCCACCAGCCCGCACAGCTTCCTCAACTACCTGCGCGTCCACGACCGGCTGCTCCGCTTCTACCTGCGCGAGCGCTTCCACCTGCCCCGCCGCGAGTACGACCACTACTGCCGCTGGGTGGCCGAGCGGCTGCCCTCCTGCCGGTTCGGCGCCCGGGTCGAGGCGCTGCGCTGGCTCGCCGGCGAGGCGGTCTTCGAGGCCGAGCTCCGCGCCCCGGGCGGCACGCGCGTGGAGCGGGTGCGGGCGCGCCACGCGGTGCTCGGGGTCGGCGCCGCCCCCCACGTCCCCGAGGCGCTCACCCCCGCGCTGGGGCCCGACGTGGTCCACGCCGCCGACTTCCTCCACCACCGCGAGCGGCTCCACCGGGCGGCGGCGGTGACGGTGGTGGGCTCGGGCCAGAGCGGCGCCGAGGTGTTCCTCGACCTGCTCCGCGACCAGCCCGCCCACGGCTACCGGCTGACCTGGCTGACCCGCACCGCCGGCTTCTTCCCGATGGAGTACACCCGGCTCGCCCTCGAGCACTTCTCCCCCGAGTACACCCGCTACTTCCACGGCCTCGACGAGGAGGTGCGCGACCGCCTGCTCCCCAGCCAGGACCTCCTCTACAAGGGCATCGACGCCGGCACCGTCGAGGAGATCTACGCCCTGCTCTACGAGCGCAGCGCCGGCGGCGCCGAGCCCCCGGTCGAGCTTCGCCCCCACCTGGCGGTGGAGGCGGTCGAGCGCAACGGCCGCGGCCTGCGGCTGCGCTGCCGCCAGTGGGAGCAGGGGCGCGACCTGGTGGTCGAGACCGAGTGCGCGGTGCTCGCCACCGGCTTCGTCGCCCGGCCGCCGGCCTGCATCGAGGAGCTGAGCCCGCTGATCCGCTGGGGCCCCACCGGCCGCTATCGGGTCGACCTCGACTACCGGGTGGCGATGCACCCGTCGGTCACCGGCAGCCTCTTCGTGCAGAACGCCGAGCTCCACACCCACGGGGTGGGCGCGCCCGACCTCGGCCTGGGAGCCCACCGCAGTGCCTGCATCGTCAACGCGCTCACCGGCCGCGAGGTCTTCCGGCTGCCGCGGCGCACCGTCGTCACCGAGTTCGGAGTCGCCTGA